From one Desulfobaculum bizertense DSM 18034 genomic stretch:
- a CDS encoding DnaJ C-terminal domain-containing protein produces the protein MSVEYKNYYEVLGVKRGDSKEEIARAFKRLARKYHPDLNPDNPEAEKKFKEINEAYEVLKDDKKRRLYDQLGPNYQHGQNFEPPPGFQGFGGGGAGFDASGFSDFFETIFGGAGGGHQNPFGGGFGGGGGFHAAPSRGQDAETTLHLTLEEAFLGGRKSVSLQERVTGPNGMPTMRTKTLEVNVPKGIKNGARIRLSGQGHPGRNGGPKGDLYLRTAIQPHPRFTLDGLNVVLDLPLAPWEAALGTHVQVPTLDKPVELKVPAGISSGQKMRIRGRGLGSGAKQGDQFVRVMIKMPKKMTDHQRELWESLAEESGEFSPRDF, from the coding sequence ATGAGCGTTGAATATAAAAATTACTATGAAGTGCTGGGCGTCAAACGCGGCGACTCCAAAGAGGAGATCGCAAGGGCGTTCAAGCGTCTTGCACGAAAATATCATCCTGATCTGAATCCAGACAACCCAGAGGCTGAGAAGAAGTTCAAGGAGATCAATGAGGCCTATGAGGTCTTAAAGGACGACAAGAAACGCCGTCTGTATGATCAGCTTGGACCGAATTATCAACATGGACAGAACTTTGAGCCGCCGCCGGGCTTCCAGGGCTTTGGAGGAGGCGGAGCAGGTTTTGATGCTTCTGGCTTCAGCGATTTTTTTGAGACCATTTTCGGTGGTGCTGGTGGCGGTCACCAGAACCCCTTTGGTGGTGGTTTTGGTGGCGGCGGGGGATTCCATGCTGCACCGAGTAGAGGGCAGGATGCGGAAACCACGTTGCACCTGACGCTGGAAGAGGCGTTTCTGGGTGGGCGCAAAAGCGTCAGCCTTCAGGAGCGCGTTACCGGGCCAAATGGTATGCCCACAATGCGCACCAAGACGCTGGAAGTCAATGTCCCGAAAGGAATCAAGAATGGCGCACGGATACGTCTGTCTGGTCAGGGGCACCCCGGCCGAAACGGTGGTCCAAAGGGTGATTTGTACCTGCGTACAGCCATTCAGCCACACCCACGCTTTACACTGGACGGCCTGAATGTCGTTCTGGATTTGCCGCTGGCACCGTGGGAGGCTGCATTGGGAACACACGTTCAGGTGCCTACTCTGGATAAGCCTGTTGAGCTTAAAGTTCCAGCAGGTATCTCCAGTGGCCAAAAGATGCGCATTCGTGGCCGTGGCCTTGGTTCTGGAGCCAAACAGGGCGACCAGTTTGTGCGAGTGATGATTAAGATGCCAAAAAAAATGACAGATCACCAGCGTGAGCTGTGGGAATCTCTGGCCGAAGAGAGCGGAGAGTTTAGTCCGCGCGATTTTTAG
- a CDS encoding UDP-N-acetylmuramoyl-tripeptide--D-alanyl-D-alanine ligase translates to MKLSLADAATAMNALGDMSQAQGQSQIAGVKTDSRAVGHGDVFVCLAGERVDGHNFAAQAARQGALAIVAERPLPELAESCPVLMVRDSLAALGQLGACWRDRTTATVIAVTGSAGKTSVKELLASILAQMGETAKNYKNYNNQLGVPRNIMEFHGEERFWVLELGISEKHDMNELGALVRPDVAVIHNIGPVHLEGLGSIEGVARCKTDLLEFVQPGGRAFVSMDYPELWAEATRRFPTVLGFSTQGHSDRFRASYLGGGKGGGRYLVHLDSFELDVTLPFFGDFFTENVLAAATVAMQLGAGPDEIQRGLETAELPEHRNVCIPAGEWTVLDDTYNANPLSMERAIANARELAGERPLVCVLGDMKELGPDAAKLHAGMAQSLAENRAAAVFFHGEHADDLLDGLRGCDWNGPFFAIDNPATLPELFAGLNLAPGVALFKGSRSMRMERFADVLTGSLNGENQA, encoded by the coding sequence GTGAAGCTGTCACTTGCTGATGCAGCCACAGCCATGAATGCGCTTGGTGACATGAGTCAGGCGCAGGGGCAGAGCCAGATTGCTGGCGTGAAGACAGACAGCCGTGCTGTTGGGCACGGGGATGTCTTTGTGTGTCTGGCTGGTGAGCGGGTTGACGGGCACAATTTTGCGGCACAGGCCGCAAGGCAGGGAGCCTTGGCCATTGTTGCCGAGCGGCCCTTGCCAGAACTCGCCGAGTCCTGCCCTGTGCTGATGGTCAGGGATTCTCTGGCTGCTCTTGGTCAGCTGGGTGCCTGCTGGCGAGACCGTACAACTGCGACGGTTATTGCTGTGACGGGTTCGGCTGGCAAGACCTCGGTCAAGGAACTGCTGGCGTCTATTCTTGCCCAGATGGGTGAGACGGCAAAAAATTACAAGAATTATAACAACCAGCTCGGTGTTCCGCGCAACATCATGGAATTCCACGGTGAGGAACGCTTTTGGGTGCTGGAGCTTGGCATTAGCGAAAAGCACGACATGAACGAGCTGGGTGCTCTTGTTCGTCCTGATGTCGCTGTGATTCACAACATTGGGCCGGTGCATCTGGAAGGACTGGGGAGCATTGAGGGCGTTGCCCGCTGCAAGACAGATCTTCTGGAGTTTGTCCAGCCGGGTGGCCGGGCCTTTGTGAGTATGGATTACCCGGAGCTGTGGGCTGAGGCGACGCGCCGGTTCCCCACTGTGCTTGGTTTTTCCACGCAGGGGCACTCTGACCGATTCCGGGCCAGCTATCTTGGTGGCGGAAAGGGTGGTGGACGCTATCTCGTGCACCTCGACAGTTTTGAGCTGGATGTGACGCTGCCATTTTTTGGTGATTTCTTTACGGAAAACGTGCTGGCCGCGGCAACAGTTGCCATGCAGCTGGGCGCTGGGCCGGACGAAATCCAGCGTGGACTGGAAACAGCAGAACTGCCTGAGCACCGCAATGTCTGTATCCCTGCTGGGGAATGGACCGTTTTGGACGATACGTACAACGCGAATCCGCTGTCCATGGAACGGGCAATTGCCAATGCCCGTGAGCTGGCAGGGGAGCGTCCTCTGGTGTGTGTCTTGGGCGACATGAAAGAACTCGGTCCTGATGCGGCAAAGCTGCATGCAGGCATGGCGCAGTCGCTGGCCGAAAATCGAGCTGCCGCAGTGTTTTTCCACGGCGAGCATGCTGATGATCTGCTTGACGGATTGCGCGGATGCGACTGGAATGGGCCGTTCTTTGCGATTGATAATCCTGCAACTTTGCCGGAACTGTTTGCTGGGCTGAACCTTGCCCCCGGCGTGGCCCTGTTTAAGGGGTCTCGCTCCATGCGCATGGAGCGCTTTGCAGACGTGCTGACTGGAAGCCTGAATGGAGAAAACCAGGCATGA
- the mraZ gene encoding division/cell wall cluster transcriptional repressor MraZ: protein MITYRGHTYRSLDAKGRLMLPPEYRSLEDGDSAEGAFMLTNFDGCVVGYPLSEWERIEDSFNQINMLDSRLRNFQRFFISGAMDVKIDKQGRILVPPHLRKYAGLDRDVVVAGVGRKFEIWNQETFEAKRREMEESFDDDLSALAEQGFELRI from the coding sequence ATGATCACATACCGCGGCCATACATACAGAAGCCTCGACGCAAAGGGGCGTCTCATGCTTCCTCCAGAATACCGGTCCCTTGAGGACGGGGACTCTGCTGAGGGGGCTTTTATGCTGACAAATTTTGATGGCTGCGTGGTGGGATATCCCCTGTCCGAGTGGGAACGCATTGAGGACAGTTTTAATCAGATAAACATGCTTGATTCGCGGCTTCGCAACTTCCAGCGCTTTTTTATTTCCGGCGCAATGGACGTCAAAATCGATAAACAGGGACGAATCCTTGTGCCTCCGCATCTTCGCAAGTATGCAGGGCTTGACCGGGACGTTGTTGTCGCTGGTGTCGGACGAAAGTTCGAAATCTGGAATCAGGAAACTTTTGAAGCCAAACGGCGTGAAATGGAAGAATCTTTTGATGATGATCTTTCTGCCCTTGCAGAGCAGGGCTTTGAATTGCGCATATAA
- a CDS encoding UDP-N-acetylmuramoyl-L-alanyl-D-glutamate--2,6-diaminopimelate ligase: MKDMWTKLVRAVAKGLMVRSDSRQVKPGEAFVAVPGVGVDGAQYIPAALEQGAEWIVAVPGTVLPEGAQATLVEHENPRAALGSLAAAYFKTAEHGMHMVGVTGTNGKTTITYMLEHVLSANSHRVGVIGTVNCRWPGFSVDSSMTTPDCWKLHEIIANMAEAGVDTVVMEVSSHALDQDRVAGIAFDVAVLTNVTQDHLDYHKTMDAYFEAKARLFTELPRQAKACVINVDDSYGRRLAERCPESVTYGLEAAHQPSMMGQMQSCTSCGIHLRVEHGGQSWEIDSPLIGLYNAANLLAAQGAALALGVKPRGLKTLEDFHGVPGRLQRVPNEKGLHVFVDYAHTPDALENVLSCVRDLDFARVLAVFGCGGNRDRAKRPLMGEAVCRYADVAVLTSDNPRFEDPEAIMADARPGLTGCVQVIEKVDRREAIAAALGAMLPDDVLVIAGKGHENYQEVKGERHHFNDFEVVKEILGEAVTC, encoded by the coding sequence ATGAAAGACATGTGGACAAAACTTGTACGCGCTGTCGCAAAGGGCCTTATGGTCCGCTCCGATTCAAGACAGGTAAAACCCGGGGAAGCCTTTGTGGCTGTTCCGGGTGTTGGTGTTGATGGCGCTCAGTATATTCCCGCTGCTCTCGAACAGGGGGCGGAGTGGATTGTGGCTGTTCCGGGAACTGTTCTTCCGGAAGGCGCACAGGCAACGCTGGTTGAGCATGAGAATCCTCGCGCTGCCCTTGGCAGTCTCGCTGCTGCATATTTCAAGACCGCTGAACACGGCATGCACATGGTGGGTGTGACCGGAACCAACGGTAAAACAACCATCACCTACATGCTTGAGCATGTCCTGTCGGCAAACAGCCACAGGGTTGGCGTTATCGGAACGGTGAATTGCCGCTGGCCCGGCTTTAGCGTTGATTCCTCCATGACGACTCCAGACTGCTGGAAGCTGCATGAGATCATCGCAAACATGGCCGAAGCCGGGGTCGATACGGTTGTCATGGAAGTTTCTTCCCACGCCCTTGATCAGGACAGGGTCGCGGGAATTGCCTTTGATGTTGCGGTATTGACCAACGTGACACAGGATCATCTGGATTATCACAAGACCATGGATGCCTATTTTGAAGCCAAGGCACGGCTCTTCACAGAATTGCCTCGGCAGGCAAAGGCATGCGTGATCAATGTGGACGACAGTTATGGTCGCCGGCTGGCGGAGCGCTGCCCTGAAAGCGTGACGTATGGGCTTGAGGCAGCGCACCAGCCGAGCATGATGGGTCAGATGCAGTCCTGCACCTCGTGCGGCATTCATCTTCGGGTCGAACATGGCGGGCAGTCATGGGAAATTGATTCACCGTTGATTGGTCTGTACAACGCGGCCAATCTGCTGGCTGCACAGGGTGCGGCCCTTGCTCTTGGCGTCAAGCCCCGCGGGCTGAAAACTCTGGAAGATTTTCATGGTGTTCCGGGCCGTCTGCAGCGTGTCCCCAATGAAAAAGGTCTGCATGTCTTTGTTGACTATGCCCACACTCCAGATGCTCTGGAAAATGTGCTGTCCTGCGTGCGCGATCTGGACTTTGCGCGCGTGCTGGCGGTGTTTGGCTGCGGTGGAAATCGCGATAGGGCCAAACGTCCGCTTATGGGTGAAGCCGTCTGCCGTTATGCAGATGTTGCGGTGCTGACGTCTGACAATCCACGTTTTGAGGACCCGGAAGCCATTATGGCTGACGCCCGGCCCGGCCTGACTGGCTGTGTGCAGGTCATCGAAAAGGTGGACCGTCGGGAAGCCATTGCTGCGGCCCTTGGGGCAATGCTCCCGGATGATGTTTTGGTCATCGCAGGCAAAGGTCATGAAAATTATCAGGAAGTGAAGGGCGAACGCCATCACTTTAATGATTTCGAAGTGGTAAAGGAGATCCTCGGTGAAGCTGTCACTTGCTGA
- a CDS encoding penicillin-binding protein, producing MRSYSPQHKQEKDWSRIRLALVAGLFGLVWLVLWGRAFQVQVLDGDMLAERARRQHLASEFINGERGRILDRHGRILAQSVQCQSVYARPVQVKNPAQAARSLSRVLNIPANKLVKKLSSRRPFVWLKRQVSDKVAFGVRSLDIGGISLVKEYRRLYPNKWLAGQLLGFCGQDGHGLEGLERSLNTQLTGVQNRQIVQRDARGRKLYLDGEQESPSHGQDVRLTLDADIQAVAEQALSKVVSQYNGKSGVALVAEVESGDILAWAQYPLFNPNSYRQYRSLGWRNRVALDALEPGSTLKPFLIAAALQEGIVAPETAVYCENGRFRLDGVTIRDTHKYEDLSVAEVLKLSSNIGMAKIGLEMGASRYYDYLTKLGFGSRSGLKLPESKGILRNPGTWQRVDLAATSFGQGIAVTALQTARAYVCLADDGVLKPLRLFAGQQPTQPERAVFSPEVTHTVLGMLQAAVEEGTGKRARIEGLTVGGKTGTAQKASRSGGYGKKYLASFVGMIPATHPRYVVLVSVDEPHPVYYGGLVAAPAVREIALKSLAFLGELPEVMTEAASPDSFAAPRELERAVQAAVHRSPDVRNPLLVPDVVGLSLRQAVKIFADAGVMPDLRGTGYIIGKQSPPPGTPWKSAGQAVFWLMPEDGRS from the coding sequence ATGAGAAGCTACTCGCCGCAACACAAACAGGAAAAAGACTGGAGCCGGATTCGACTCGCCCTTGTGGCGGGACTCTTCGGGCTGGTCTGGCTTGTTTTGTGGGGTAGGGCTTTTCAGGTGCAGGTGCTGGATGGCGATATGCTCGCTGAGCGCGCCCGTCGGCAGCATCTTGCCAGTGAGTTCATTAATGGTGAACGAGGCAGGATTCTTGACCGTCACGGACGAATTCTTGCACAAAGTGTGCAGTGTCAGTCCGTGTATGCCCGACCTGTGCAGGTGAAAAATCCTGCACAAGCTGCACGCAGCCTCTCGCGTGTGCTAAATATCCCCGCGAATAAATTAGTAAAAAAACTCTCCTCCCGTCGGCCTTTTGTCTGGCTGAAACGGCAGGTGAGTGATAAGGTCGCCTTTGGTGTAAGGTCCTTGGATATTGGTGGAATTTCTTTGGTCAAAGAATACCGCCGACTCTATCCCAACAAGTGGCTTGCGGGCCAGCTTTTGGGTTTTTGCGGTCAGGATGGGCACGGGCTGGAAGGTCTGGAACGGTCCTTGAATACGCAGCTCACGGGCGTCCAAAATCGGCAAATAGTGCAGAGGGATGCACGAGGGCGAAAACTGTATCTGGACGGTGAGCAGGAATCCCCCAGTCATGGGCAGGATGTCCGGCTGACTCTGGATGCAGATATTCAGGCCGTTGCCGAGCAGGCGCTTTCCAAGGTTGTCAGCCAGTATAACGGAAAGTCTGGTGTTGCTCTGGTCGCAGAAGTTGAGAGTGGCGACATCCTTGCGTGGGCGCAATATCCTCTTTTCAATCCGAACAGTTACAGGCAATATCGTTCACTTGGCTGGCGCAACAGGGTTGCCCTTGATGCGCTGGAGCCGGGATCGACCTTAAAGCCTTTTCTTATTGCCGCCGCCCTTCAGGAGGGCATCGTTGCCCCAGAAACGGCCGTGTATTGCGAAAATGGCCGCTTCCGGCTGGACGGCGTCACCATTCGGGATACGCACAAGTACGAGGATCTGAGTGTTGCCGAAGTCTTGAAGCTTTCTTCAAACATCGGCATGGCAAAGATTGGCCTCGAAATGGGTGCATCCCGCTATTACGACTATTTGACCAAGCTTGGCTTTGGGTCCCGTTCGGGACTCAAGCTTCCTGAGAGCAAAGGCATTTTGCGGAATCCTGGGACATGGCAGCGGGTTGACCTTGCTGCGACGTCCTTTGGACAGGGCATTGCTGTGACCGCGCTCCAGACTGCTCGCGCGTATGTTTGCCTTGCAGACGATGGAGTGCTCAAGCCCCTGCGGCTTTTTGCCGGGCAGCAGCCGACGCAGCCAGAACGCGCTGTGTTTAGCCCCGAAGTGACGCATACGGTGCTGGGGATGTTGCAGGCCGCTGTCGAAGAGGGCACAGGCAAGCGCGCCCGCATCGAAGGGCTGACAGTTGGCGGCAAGACGGGCACAGCGCAGAAGGCCAGCCGCTCTGGTGGATACGGGAAAAAATACCTCGCGTCGTTTGTCGGCATGATTCCGGCCACGCATCCCCGCTATGTTGTGCTGGTCTCGGTGGATGAGCCGCACCCAGTCTATTATGGCGGGCTTGTTGCTGCTCCGGCAGTTCGGGAAATTGCGCTGAAATCGCTTGCTTTCCTTGGCGAGCTGCCCGAAGTCATGACCGAAGCTGCTTCTCCTGATTCCTTTGCTGCTCCGCGAGAGCTGGAGCGGGCGGTTCAGGCCGCTGTTCACCGTTCTCCTGATGTGAGAAATCCATTGCTTGTTCCGGATGTTGTGGGGCTTTCCCTGCGACAGGCCGTCAAAATTTTTGCGGACGCGGGGGTGATGCCGGACCTCCGTGGCACAGGATACATCATCGGCAAACAGAGTCCGCCTCCGGGAACACCATGGAAGAGCGCCGGGCAGGCGGTTTTCTGGTTGATGCCCGAAGACGGGCGGAGCTGA
- a CDS encoding HD-GYP domain-containing protein, protein MALLKSSIPNGLDEEYYQITPEILTSFPKFRLPLATYKLKEDTVQVLVFKKAGERISKEEQEILAGLCAKGDIFLARSDHAIYSKHISKQLDLVLQDEHLKEAEIAEIFQHAITDQLELFMLQPVAVVYEKLYSDLMVLTEYLWEDHNRIKALIRRLHPEHSLARHSFNSGILGLGLFYKIMNGEITRRLFDKVAVALFLHDMGMSKIPSFILKKTKPLTQDELQKVHSHAKIGSKMAHKLGLVYEEIQICTMQHHERIDGSGYPNKTRDIKKLGRVCAIADAYCAMTSKRVYADAKDPKEALAELKNHSDKFDGRIVSQLASAILLGDW, encoded by the coding sequence ATGGCACTACTGAAATCTTCTATCCCAAATGGACTGGACGAAGAGTATTATCAGATTACTCCTGAAATCCTCACCAGTTTCCCCAAATTCCGACTGCCCCTTGCCACGTACAAGCTCAAGGAAGACACCGTTCAGGTTCTTGTCTTCAAAAAAGCTGGAGAACGCATCAGCAAGGAAGAGCAGGAAATCCTTGCTGGACTCTGTGCCAAAGGCGACATCTTTCTGGCCCGCAGCGACCACGCCATTTACTCCAAGCACATCAGCAAGCAGCTTGACCTTGTTTTGCAGGATGAGCACCTCAAAGAAGCTGAAATTGCAGAAATTTTCCAACACGCCATCACGGACCAGCTTGAGCTGTTTATGCTCCAGCCCGTGGCGGTGGTCTATGAAAAGCTCTACTCAGACCTCATGGTTCTGACCGAGTACCTCTGGGAAGATCACAATAGAATCAAGGCGCTCATTCGCCGCCTGCACCCAGAGCACAGCCTCGCCCGCCACAGTTTCAACAGTGGCATTCTGGGCCTTGGACTTTTCTACAAGATTATGAACGGAGAAATTACCCGCCGCCTCTTTGACAAGGTTGCGGTTGCCCTCTTCCTGCACGACATGGGCATGAGCAAAATTCCATCGTTCATTCTGAAAAAGACCAAACCTCTGACGCAGGACGAACTGCAAAAAGTCCACAGTCACGCCAAAATCGGTTCAAAAATGGCGCACAAGCTGGGGCTGGTCTACGAAGAAATTCAGATCTGTACCATGCAGCACCACGAACGCATTGATGGTTCTGGCTATCCCAACAAAACGCGCGACATTAAAAAACTCGGTCGGGTCTGCGCCATTGCCGACGCCTACTGCGCCATGACCAGCAAACGCGTCTATGCCGACGCCAAGGACCCCAAAGAAGCCTTGGCAGAACTCAAGAACCATTCCGACAAATTTGATGGACGCATTGTGTCCCAGCTCGCCAGCGCTATTCTTCTTGGCGACTGGTAG
- the clpB gene encoding ATP-dependent chaperone ClpB, with amino-acid sequence MDFNSFTQKSQQAVQAAQDIAIRFGHQSVDAEHLLLALVEQEDGLVPRLLEKAGYTAKAYTEALRQELGRVPSVSGPGASPGQVYVTQRLNEVLLKAQDMAKRMKDEYVSVEHIFLVLCEEPASTGVGRVNQQFKIDKDKILHILTDVRGAHRVTSANPEESYEALEKYGRDLVEEAKRGKLDPVIGRDDEIRRTIRILSRRTKNNPVLIGEAGVGKTAIVEGLAQRILKEDVPEGLKNKTVFALDMGALIAGAKYRGEFEERLKAVLAEVQKSDGRILLFIDEIHTIVGAGKADGAMDAGNLLKPMLARGELHCIGATTIDEYRKYIEKDPALERRFQPVLVEEPSVEDSVSILRGLKERFEVHHGVRIADGAIVEAVTLSHRYLPDRQLPDKAIDLIDEAAAMIRTEIDSLPAELDDLNRKVTQLEIEREALRRETDEKSQERLGKLEQELADLKTEQASLTMQWEKEKGSIEGNRQLKQDIERTRHEIEEAERALDYNRAAELKYSTLPALEKQLKAQGGEDGDERRMLREEVGPDDVANVIARWTGIPVTRLLETERDKLLRLEDILHSRVVGQDEAVTAVSDAVLRARAGLKDPSRPIGSFIFMGPTGVGKTELSKALAEALFDTEENMIRLDMSEYMEKHTVARLIGAPPGYVGYDEGGQLTEAVRRKPYSVVLFDEIEKAHPDVFNALLQILDDGRLTDSHGRTVDFKNTIIIMTSNLGSQYLLDGIDNEGQLKPGVQEQVMGALREHFRPEFLNRVDDIVSFTPLSASQLKEIIEYMLRGLRERLAERDMSLELTDAAKTFIAETAYEPAFGARPLRRYLQNAIETPLAKKLIAGEVEAGSTVTVDPGEEGGLVLR; translated from the coding sequence ATGGATTTTAATTCGTTTACCCAAAAGTCCCAGCAGGCTGTTCAGGCCGCGCAGGATATCGCCATCCGCTTTGGCCACCAGAGCGTTGATGCCGAGCATCTCCTGCTGGCACTTGTTGAGCAGGAAGATGGGCTTGTTCCTCGTCTGCTTGAAAAAGCTGGGTATACGGCCAAGGCCTATACCGAGGCCTTGCGTCAGGAGCTTGGCAGAGTCCCGAGTGTTTCTGGTCCCGGCGCAAGTCCGGGGCAGGTCTATGTAACTCAGCGCCTGAATGAGGTTTTGCTCAAGGCGCAGGACATGGCCAAACGCATGAAGGACGAATACGTCAGCGTCGAACATATTTTTCTTGTGCTGTGCGAGGAACCCGCGTCGACGGGCGTGGGCCGCGTGAATCAGCAGTTCAAAATTGATAAGGACAAGATTCTTCATATCCTGACGGACGTGCGCGGCGCACACCGGGTGACCTCGGCAAATCCTGAGGAATCCTATGAAGCGCTGGAAAAGTATGGTCGCGATCTGGTGGAAGAAGCCAAACGCGGCAAGCTTGATCCCGTGATTGGCCGTGATGATGAAATCCGCCGGACCATTCGAATTTTATCCCGTCGGACCAAAAACAACCCCGTGCTCATTGGTGAGGCTGGCGTTGGTAAAACCGCTATTGTTGAAGGCCTTGCCCAGCGTATCCTCAAAGAGGATGTACCGGAGGGGCTGAAAAACAAAACGGTTTTTGCTTTGGATATGGGAGCGCTTATCGCTGGAGCCAAATACCGCGGTGAGTTTGAGGAACGGCTCAAGGCTGTGCTGGCAGAAGTCCAGAAATCAGACGGCCGGATTCTGCTTTTTATCGATGAAATTCATACCATTGTTGGTGCTGGCAAGGCTGATGGCGCAATGGACGCCGGAAACCTGCTTAAGCCGATGCTGGCTCGTGGCGAGCTGCACTGCATCGGTGCCACGACCATTGATGAGTATCGAAAATATATTGAAAAAGACCCGGCACTGGAGCGTCGTTTCCAGCCTGTGCTGGTGGAAGAGCCTTCTGTTGAAGATTCTGTATCCATTCTGCGAGGGCTGAAGGAACGCTTCGAAGTGCATCATGGCGTGCGTATTGCCGATGGCGCGATTGTTGAGGCTGTAACGCTTTCGCACCGCTATTTGCCTGATCGCCAGCTTCCGGACAAGGCTATTGACCTGATTGATGAAGCTGCGGCCATGATTCGTACAGAAATTGACTCACTGCCAGCGGAACTGGACGATTTGAACCGTAAGGTGACACAGCTTGAGATTGAGCGTGAAGCCCTGCGGCGCGAGACCGATGAAAAGTCTCAGGAGCGTCTTGGGAAGCTGGAGCAGGAGCTTGCTGATCTCAAGACTGAGCAGGCCAGCCTGACCATGCAGTGGGAAAAGGAAAAAGGTTCGATTGAAGGCAATCGCCAGCTCAAGCAGGATATTGAGCGAACCCGCCATGAGATTGAAGAAGCTGAGCGCGCTCTGGACTATAACCGCGCGGCTGAGCTGAAATACTCAACCCTGCCAGCGCTGGAAAAGCAGCTCAAGGCGCAGGGTGGTGAGGATGGCGATGAACGCCGTATGTTGCGGGAAGAAGTCGGTCCGGATGATGTGGCAAATGTCATTGCCCGCTGGACTGGTATCCCGGTGACGCGTTTGCTGGAGACAGAGCGCGACAAGCTTTTGCGGCTGGAAGACATTCTGCATAGCCGAGTGGTGGGGCAGGATGAGGCGGTGACCGCTGTTTCTGATGCTGTGCTGCGTGCCCGTGCCGGACTGAAAGACCCGTCGCGGCCCATTGGTTCGTTTATCTTCATGGGACCGACTGGCGTGGGAAAAACTGAGTTGTCCAAGGCACTGGCAGAAGCGCTGTTTGATACCGAGGAGAATATGATTCGCCTCGATATGTCAGAATACATGGAAAAGCATACGGTGGCCCGTTTGATCGGAGCGCCTCCCGGATATGTGGGCTATGACGAAGGTGGACAGCTGACCGAAGCTGTGCGTCGCAAGCCGTATTCGGTTGTGCTTTTCGATGAAATTGAAAAAGCGCATCCAGATGTGTTTAATGCTCTGCTCCAGATTCTGGACGATGGGCGTTTGACTGACAGCCACGGTCGTACGGTGGATTTTAAAAACACAATCATTATCATGACCTCGAACCTTGGTTCCCAGTATTTGTTGGACGGGATTGATAATGAAGGTCAGCTGAAACCCGGAGTGCAGGAACAGGTGATGGGTGCTCTGCGTGAGCATTTCCGTCCTGAATTCCTGAACCGTGTCGATGACATCGTGAGCTTTACGCCGCTGAGTGCGTCCCAGCTCAAGGAAATCATTGAATACATGCTGCGTGGCCTGCGGGAACGCCTTGCAGAGCGCGACATGTCGCTGGAGCTGACTGATGCGGCAAAGACCTTTATTGCCGAGACCGCGTATGAACCAGCCTTTGGCGCGCGTCCACTTCGCCGCTATTTGCAGAATGCCATTGAAACACCTTTGGCAAAGAAGCTGATTGCGGGTGAAGTCGAGGCAGGATCCACTGTCACTGTGGATCCTGGCGAAGAGGGTGGACTCGTTCTGCGCTAG
- the rsmH gene encoding 16S rRNA (cytosine(1402)-N(4))-methyltransferase RsmH, protein MSVEEKRPEEVHIPVLRDEVISYLAPKPGGKYLDGTLGMGGHTEAILKAAGEGAQVLGCDRDREAIALASQRLEPFEGRVHFAHCRFSQFETALADIGWDSLDGAMIDIGVSSLQIDDPERGFSFLEDGPLDMRMGTLGDGTTASSLVNRASLEKLKRIIGKYGEDPMGGRISRAIIDAREKKPIETTLELAKIVEDAYPAKMRAKARLHPATRTFQALRMEVNQELQELEGFLEAILPYLKPGARVAVISFHSLEDRIVKRFFREEAKGCLCPREQVICICGHKAQVKVLTRKPVTAGEEELERNSRSRSAKLRVAEKLPVTEDDE, encoded by the coding sequence GTGAGCGTTGAAGAAAAGCGACCCGAAGAGGTTCATATCCCGGTTTTGCGGGATGAAGTGATTTCATACCTCGCACCAAAGCCGGGTGGAAAATATTTGGATGGAACGCTTGGTATGGGTGGCCATACTGAAGCAATTCTCAAGGCCGCAGGTGAAGGCGCTCAGGTGCTTGGCTGCGACCGGGACCGTGAAGCCATCGCCCTAGCGAGCCAGCGGCTGGAGCCTTTTGAGGGCCGGGTGCATTTTGCACATTGCCGTTTTAGTCAGTTTGAAACTGCGCTCGCGGATATTGGCTGGGACTCTCTTGATGGCGCAATGATCGATATTGGTGTGTCTTCCTTGCAGATTGATGACCCGGAACGCGGGTTTAGCTTTCTTGAAGATGGACCGCTCGACATGCGCATGGGGACCCTTGGCGACGGGACAACCGCGTCCTCGCTGGTGAACCGGGCAAGCCTTGAGAAGCTCAAGCGCATTATAGGCAAGTATGGCGAAGACCCTATGGGTGGACGCATTTCCCGAGCCATCATTGACGCGCGAGAAAAGAAGCCCATTGAAACCACTCTGGAGCTGGCCAAGATTGTTGAGGATGCCTATCCGGCAAAGATGCGGGCCAAGGCCCGGCTGCATCCTGCAACACGAACTTTTCAGGCCCTCCGGATGGAAGTGAATCAGGAACTTCAGGAACTGGAGGGCTTTTTAGAGGCCATTCTTCCGTACCTGAAACCCGGTGCTCGGGTGGCGGTTATTTCGTTCCATTCACTGGAAGACCGCATTGTAAAACGTTTTTTCCGTGAGGAAGCCAAGGGCTGCCTCTGCCCGCGCGAGCAGGTGATCTGCATTTGTGGACACAAGGCGCAGGTAAAAGTTTTGACCCGCAAGCCTGTGACTGCGGGAGAGGAAGAGCTGGAACGCAATTCCCGTTCGCGAAGCGCAAAGCTGCGGGTGGCAGAAAAGCTCCCCGTTACGGAAGATGACGAATGA